The genome window ATTTTGTAACAAAGGTGTCTATGAAGTTTGCTCCTTCTTTGATGAATGCTTATGGAAAATTATTCAAAAAAGATGTTCCTGAATATAATGCTGTTTTCCTTAATACTGGAATTCCAAAGTTTACAAAACTGCTTCCTAAACCAACAGCAAAACCATTTGGTCTTAGGGGAGTAGAAGTAAAACCTGAAAAATCCAAAGGAAGATTATTATTCTTTACAGGTTGTATGATAGATGCTTTTTACGGCAAAACAGGTGAAAGTGTTATAAAGCTAATGGAAAAGGCAGGATACGAGGTTGTTGTCCCTGAGAATATAAGATGTTGCGGTGCACCCCAGTTATACAGCGGTTATGTTGATTTATTTGAAAAACTTTACAAGCACAATAAAGAAGAGATAGATAAGTATGAGTTTGATTATATCGTTGTTGCATGCCCAACCTGTGGTGGAGCACTTGAAGAGGAATACGGCTATCCTGTAAAGGATTTTGCAGAGATACTTAGAGAAGAAGGATATCTGGTATTCAAAGGAGAAGGGGAAAAGGTAACATTTCACTTTCCCTGCCACTCATACACAGCCATGTCAACAGACCCAAACGTTTACAGAGACTTGCTGAAAGGTGTTATAGATGCTGAGTATGTAGAAGGTGAAGATGCAATGATGTGCTGTGGTTTTGCAGGATATTTCTCAGTATCAAACTATGAAGTTGCAACAGAGATACAGAAAAGAAAAGTAAAAGACATAGAAAAAACTCAAGCTCAATATGTCCTAAGTGATTGCCCTGGTTGTGTATTTAACATAGCTGATGGAATGTATAAACATGGAGATTACAAAAACATAAAAGTTGTCCACCTTGCAGATTATCTGGCAGAGAGATTAATTGAAGGGGAAAACATACAAAAACCTGAAAATAAAAAGGAAGAAGAGGAGCAGTCTATAAGCTCCGTTTACTGACATAACTCCTGCCATAAGGCAGGGTCTTCTTTTATTATTTTTATGTAGTTTTTGTATCTTTCACAGGATATTTCACCATTTTTAACAGCTTCCCTGACCTGACATCCCGGCTCTCTGGTATGTGTGCAATCAGGGAACTTACAGTCGTATCTCAGGAATTCTCTGAAATAAAGCCTCACTTCATTTGGTTTAAGGAAATACAACGCATCAACACTGGAAAATCCAGGTGTATCACCTATAAACGAGTTTTCCCCAAATGGAAACAGCCTTACACCTGTTGTTGTATGCCTT of Persephonella sp. IF05-L8 contains these proteins:
- a CDS encoding (Fe-S)-binding protein, whose amino-acid sequence is MGNHIDITLPENLAHQCVKCSACRSVCPTYSVVKQERSSPRGRLALAEAVVDGVLPLTEEIAQQWNECAMCRRCEWICPNEVEYKDIMFRARAMAEEKKKSKFDPVKTAVYQGLAMTGNFVTKVSMKFAPSLMNAYGKLFKKDVPEYNAVFLNTGIPKFTKLLPKPTAKPFGLRGVEVKPEKSKGRLLFFTGCMIDAFYGKTGESVIKLMEKAGYEVVVPENIRCCGAPQLYSGYVDLFEKLYKHNKEEIDKYEFDYIVVACPTCGGALEEEYGYPVKDFAEILREEGYLVFKGEGEKVTFHFPCHSYTAMSTDPNVYRDLLKGVIDAEYVEGEDAMMCCGFAGYFSVSNYEVATEIQKRKVKDIEKTQAQYVLSDCPGCVFNIADGMYKHGDYKNIKVVHLADYLAERLIEGENIQKPENKKEEEEQSISSVY